The sequence CGCAACATATACCCAGCGCGGAACAGGTGCAGCGAAGATCGTATCAAGCGTTCCATACCACTGCTCTTTGCGCAAAGACCAGCCCATTGCCCAGCAGGCGGTATTCAAAAAACCCATAATAAGATAACCGACGAATGTATACGCAATCATATCACTCACACCGGTCATACTTCTGAGATGTTCGGAAAAACGGCCGCCGAGAAGTGCAACTCCGTAGAGAAAATAAGGCAGCAGATAAACAAAAGGAGCAAGAAACTGTCTGATGAAATCAGGTTTATACTTCCACTCGATACGCCACTCTTTCATATTTTCGGCATTAATCGCACGCAGATAATGAATGATTCTCTGCATTATCCTCCTTTTAATAATGTGCCAATGTTCCTTTTGTCTTGGTCCTCTTCTCAATCCGCATGAAAATCCAGAGACCAACCGGGACAATGATCGCATCGATTGCAATAAGAATCAGACTGTTCTTCCAAAAATCAAAGTCAATACCGAGCAGGATTCCCCGCAAGGCGACAAGAGCATAGGTCAACGGGATAAAAATACTCACCGCACGGGTGATCGGATGCACTTCAACCGGATAACGTATCGGCGTGAAAAGAAAGAGGATGTACTCAAAAAGATGAAGAATACCCTGGGATTCTTTTATGAGCAGGGTAAGCGCCGAAGCGATAAACCCAACTCCGTAAAGGCCGATCATCAACAGAACGAGAAAAAATATAATGGGGACGACTTTATGAAGAGTTATATCCAGACCGAAGATAAAAACACAGATCAACACCTGGATAACGACAAAGACGGTTGAAAGTATTGAATTATACAACCCTTTTCCTAAAAGGATATATACCGGCTTAACCGGCGACGACAGGATATGCTCAAGTGTTCCGTAGAACATCTCATTTCGCAATGCATTACCCATACTCCATACCGCGGTGAACATATAGGTACTGAAGATACCTCCGATCAAAACATAAGGAATATATTCGCCGGTGCCGGCGAGGTTGCTGAATGCCGTACTCTGCAGCCCGCCGACAAGCGCCTTACCTTGAAACACCAAAGGCACCACCCAGAGCAACGGTGAAATAATCCAGAAGGCGATCTCAGCGGGATATGCCAGGAGAATCTTCAAATCTTTTCTGATCTCTTCAAAGATGATTCTCATAATAAACTATTTATCTCCTTCACGTTGTCCTGTGTGGTCCTTTAAGCTGGCGCCTGTAAGGTGGACGAAAACATCCTCCAATGTCGGAGAAGTGACAATCACAGATAATATCTTGGCTCGGTCGCGGATTTTGTTGATAAGCTTACTCAATTCCTCTTCAGGGTTTTCAGTACTGAGTCTGACATAGGTGAAGCCGTTATCCTTGGTGATATGGATATTCGAAAAGCCCTGGATTGAATCAAAGATTTGCGGTTCAATAATCCCGAGGCATTTAACCTCCAGCACCTGTTCTTGAGGTAATCTTTTCTTCAACAACAGAGGTGTATCGAGCGCCTTTATCTTTCCATTATACATAAATGCAATACGCTCACACAACTCGTCGGCTTCATCCATATAATGGGTCGTCAAGAGAATGGTCTTTCCTAATCTTTTATGGAGTTCATCTTTAATAAAACCGCGGATGAA is a genomic window of candidate division WOR-3 bacterium containing:
- a CDS encoding ABC transporter permease, coding for MRIIFEEIRKDLKILLAYPAEIAFWIISPLLWVVPLVFQGKALVGGLQSTAFSNLAGTGEYIPYVLIGGIFSTYMFTAVWSMGNALRNEMFYGTLEHILSSPVKPVYILLGKGLYNSILSTVFVVIQVLICVFIFGLDITLHKVVPIIFFLVLLMIGLYGVGFIASALTLLIKESQGILHLFEYILFLFTPIRYPVEVHPITRAVSIFIPLTYALVALRGILLGIDFDFWKNSLILIAIDAIIVPVGLWIFMRIEKRTKTKGTLAHY